In Excalfactoria chinensis isolate bCotChi1 chromosome 3, bCotChi1.hap2, whole genome shotgun sequence, one DNA window encodes the following:
- the C3H1orf115 gene encoding required for drug-induced death protein 1 → MTVGPRLGAKARSRFSRRGPGDDQVCILPGEDEEAAAGAPRPEQEEGAGGRKVRFALLPDSYQPLRPPPPAGKRPYGKRLRKYGKNVGKALQKGCRYLVVGLQGLAAAYSAPFGVAAQMASLVR, encoded by the exons ATGACGGTGGGGCCGCGGCTGGGGGCCAAGGCGCGGAGCCGCTTCTCGCGGCGGGGACCCGGCGACGACCAGGTGTGCATCCTGCCTGGGGAGGACGAGGAGGCGGCGGCCGGAGCCCCGCGGCCGGAGCAGGAGGAGGGTGCGGGAGGCAGGAAGGTGCGCTTCGCCCTCCTGCCCGACTCCTACCAGCCCCTGCGGCCGCCGCCCCCAGCCGGCAAGCGGCCCTACGGCAAGAGGCTGAGGAAGTACGGCAAG AACGTCGGCAAAGCCCTGCAGAAAGGATGCCGCTACTTGGTGGTCGGCTTGCAAGGACTGGCAGCAGCCTACAGCGCTCCCTTCGGGGTGGCAGCACAGATGGCATCGCTCGTCCGCTAG
- the LOC140250559 gene encoding mitochondrial amidoxime reducing component 2-like, with translation MTGMQGLALSAPRGWLWGAAAVAAVGVLLGAWRWARGRTAGRRRRPGRLQRVGTVSSLFVYPVKSCQGVAVQRARVTPMGLQSGDIRDRFWLVVKEDGHMVTARQEPRLVLISTGWENGYLTLSADGMKKLSLPVKLPSKNPVQNCRVFGADIQGRDCGDEVAQWITTFLNSEPYRLVHFEPSMVPRKSKDVINLFRTTDKVAYHDCSPVLMISEASLDDLNTRLEKKVKIQNFRPNIFVSDCGAFEEDNWEDILIGDVEMKGTVCCGRCILTTVNPDTGVLDRKEPLETLKSYRLCDPSERHIYKSSPLLGRLFAVDKTGTIQVGDPVYKMIE, from the exons ATGACGGGGATGCAGGGGCTGGCGCTTTCGGCGCCCCGGGGCTGGCTGTGGGGGGCGGCGGCGGTAGCAGCGGTGGGCGTCCTGCTCGGGGCCTGGCGCTGGGCTCGCGGGAGAACCGCggggcgccgccgccgcccgggcCGGCTGCAGCGGGTGGGCACCGTGTCCAGTCTCTTCGTGTACCCCGTGAAGTCGTGCCAGGGGGTGGCGGTGCAGCGGGCGCGGGTGACGCCTATGGGGCTGCAGAGCGGGGACATACGGGACAG GTTCTGGCTTGTGGTCAAGGAGGACGGGCACATGGTCACGGCTCGTCAGGAGCCGCGTCTCGTCCTCATCTCTACCGGCTGGGAGAACGGTTACCTGACCCTGAGCGCCGACGGGATGAAAAAGCTGAGCCTGCCCGTGAAGCTGCCCAGCAAGAACCCGGTGCAGAACTGCAG GGTGTTTGGAGCGGATATTCAAGGCAGGGACTGTGGTGATGAAGTGGCTCAGTGGATCACCACATTCCTGAATTCAGAGCCGTATCGGCTGGTGCACTTTGAGCCTTCCATGGTGCCAAGAAAGTCAAAGGATGTAATAAACCTTTTCCGTACCACTGACAAG GTTGCCTATCATGATTGTAGCCCAGTGTTGATGATCTCAGAAGCTTCCCTGGACGACTTAAATACCAGATTGGAGAAGAAAGTTAAGATACAGAACTTCAGACCGAATATTTTTGTGTCAGATTGCGGTGCTTTTGAGGAG GACAACTGGGAGGACATTCTTATTGGTGACGTGGAGATGAAAGGGACGGTGTGCTGTGGAAG GTGTATTTTAACAACTGTTAACCCAGACACTGGAGTCCTGGACAGGAAGGAGCCTCTGGAAACATTGAAAAG CTACCGCCTGTGTGATCCATCAGAGCGACACATATACAAATCCAGCCCTCTCCTTGGAAGACTCTTTGCTGTTGACAAAACTGGAACCATTCAGGTTGGAGACCCTGTGTACAAGATGATCGAGTAA